aaaaccaTTTTCCAGGGTCGGAGAACGCTGTTGAAGCTTAAGAATGTTGTTAAATTGCAAGCTGCTGTTCGTGGGTATTTGGTTCGAAGTCATGCTGTGGGAACCCTACGTTGTGTTCAAGCCATTGCCAAAATGCAAGCTCTTGTTCGTGCCCGCCGTGCTCGTTTGTCTCTAGAGGGGTCATATCCAGAAAATAAATTAGGTGGGAAGCATGAGAACGATACCGATGCTTCAAAGACCTGGGTAATGCTACTGGAATCTTACTCAGTATATTTCGAAATTCAAACCATATTGGGTTGAtgaggctttttattttttatatgacttgagatagaatagaatggaggaaaagaatacatgtgatTGATCCTAACTAATTTGTTGAGGATTCATAGCTGACCCCAAAAATTTGGGATTGAGGcttcttgttgttgttataGTATTCTTGTTCATATTGGTTTGACAATAGGCTATATACTGGCTTTCAACCTCAGAAACTCCCTTCTGTAAAAATGTTGATCTGTTATGATAACAATATCTCAAAATGTTACTtgccaaataaataaatgaaataaaagagtCAGGGGCTCCCTTTGTAAATATGTTTAATCTATTATTCTTGAAATGTCACttgctaaataaataaatgcataaAAGAAGTCAGTGCCCCCTTTGTATTAGAATAACTATATCTTAAATATTATTTGCTAAAGAAATAAATGGAAACAAAAGTTAGTGCTTCAAACTCTGCTTGTTCAGTACAATAATTTTCTAGAGAAGGGGAAGGGGGAGGGTGGGTTTCAATACCCAAacaattttaatcaaaatttgtgCAGACATACAAATATTGCCTACGGAACAAtgtagaatgaaaaaaaaatacagagtgAGATGCGTTTTGTGATTGTGCAGAGAATGACCTTTGTTGCAGTTCATATGCATTCACCACCAATCAAGCACTGCCAGGATTTCATATAATAGTGGGATAATGGTCCCATAAGCTTTCATCTTACTGGTAGTACTTGAATGAAAAGATAGATTGAATAATGTTTTAGAAACTAAATAATATCATTAATCTACTTTGGAGTCTAAAATTTTCATGAAGTGTTGTAAACTATCAATGGTACCATAAATGGTTAGTATCACAGGGTAAGTTAGGGATTCATAACTGATCCGTTACTGAATCTTGTTTACTGTTGGAGCTTGGGTTATTGCCAGTTTATTGGATGCTAGACGATGTATTCTTATCCTTTTAATAAGCAACAATTACTGCTATCACATGTTCCAACAACCTTGCCTGGTTATTCCATTTTACAGGAGAAGGAAAAATTAGCAACGAAATCTAATGTAACATACACTTCCATTGAGAAGCTGCTAAGCAATGGTTTTGCCCGCCAGGTATGACAATATTTCTTTCTGCTGTTTTATAGTCTTGTCAGCCTATTTTTTCTTACGAATGTATAGCATGACTAAAATGAGtacttttcaaaattaaagctgTTGGAATCAACACCAAAGACCAAATCTATCCATGTTAAGTGTGATCCTTCTAAACATGATTCTGCTTGGAAGTGGTTGGAGAGGTGGATGTCTGTTTCTTCTCCAGATATTGTTGAGTCAAAGAAAGCAGAGCCAATTACAGAAAAACAGGGAAGAGAACAGGATGAGAACTTGGTGTCTCATCTTGAAACTGAAATTCCATCTGAAGTATTTCCCGAGTCAAAGGATGCAGATTCCAACAATAGGGAATCACTGGTGCCATCTGAAAGCGAAGATAATCTGATTACTTATGATCCCAACGACTTCAACTTTCAGGCATACAATCCTACCTCTTTGTCAGAAGATGATTTAGATCAGCCTCGGCCTGAAAGCACAAATACATCTGATGCAAAGGAAACCTTGTTGGACATGATTTCTCTTCCAAATCAAAGTACTCAAGCAGATTCAAATTCTCAAGTGGAGTTCAATTCTCTTCCTGTGAAGCCTGAAACAGAAACTGAACAACCAAAACGCTCTATGAAGAGACTTGCCTCAGAACAGTTGGACACTGAAGAGAAGAAATGTGTATTTGGATCAAGAAAGCCGAGCAATCCTGCATTTATTGCTGCCCAGTCGAAATTCGAAGAGCTTAGTACAATTACCAGTGCAGGTAAAGATGCTGAAGTTGAATCGCATATAGACACAACTCTGTCAGGAGCAAGTACTGTAATCAGGACAAAGGAGCTCGGTATAGCAGAAAATTCAACCCCTCACAGTTCAAGGGTTCAAGTAGGTGGCTCTGAATGTGGCACTGAACTCTCTATTTCTTCTACCCTTGATTCGCCTGACATATCTGAAGTTGGAGCACCGGAGTGTGAGCATGAAGCCAAAGTTTTAGAGGATGGAGTTTACAATCCAAACAGCATGAAAAACATGGATGTTGAATCCAAGGATGAATCTTCCGTCTCAATATCTAACTTATCTACCTCTGTCTTGGATAAGCCAGAGAATCTTGGCGATGTCAATGGTGAATCTGTAAATCTAATGGTGACTACGGACACCCCACTGATAGAGCCTAAGCTGGAGAAGGATGCATCAGCTGATCTGCAGAGACAGCTGGACTCTGTGACAGGTCATCAACCATACCGGACATCTCCAGAAGCTTCTCCCAGAAGCCATATAACCATGCCTGAATCTCATGGGACGCCTTCTAGTCAGGTATCTGTgaaatctaaaaagaaaagaagtgataAGAGTGGATCCAACCAAAAGCCTAGATCCCTGTCAGGGGGTAAGAAATCACCTTCGAATCCAAAGCATGATTCTGGCTCAAGAGGTAGTATGGAACAATTGCCAAGAGATGAGAAAAATGGGAAGAGACGCAATTCCTTTGGTTCAGCAAAATCAGACCCAACTGATCAAGAACCAGTAGAGAGCAATACTAATAGTTCTCTTCCCCATTTCATGCAAGCCACAGAATCTGCTAGAGCCAAGCTCCAAGCAAATAACTCTCCAAGATCAAGTCCAGATGTGCAAGACAGAGACATTTACATAAAGAAGAGACATTCCTTACCGGGTGCAAATGGGAGGCAAGGGTCTCCACGTATTTCACGTTCAACGTCTCAAGCCCAGCAGAGTGCAAAGGGAAATGTTACTTATCAGCATGGTATTCTCTAGACCTCATATGTATTTTTTGAAGTCTTGTTAATTTATATTCAACTTAACTTAAACTTCGCCTTAATCCCAATTAAATTGGGGTGGATTGCTGATCATTACCAACTAATCCTGGTCAACATGTGCAttcttttttgtcattttatcttatttgaaaTCATAATTTTGTGCTTCCTCTTTTTCCCCCCTTACTCCAACCCGAATTAAATCATGTGTTCTCACCAGTACATTAATCCCTTTGCCCATAGCCAAACCATCTTACATAACTCTCTCATCTATTCTTCCATAAGAATTACCTTTGAACAA
This genomic stretch from Castanea sativa cultivar Marrone di Chiusa Pesio chromosome 1, ASM4071231v1 harbors:
- the LOC142611335 gene encoding protein IQ-DOMAIN 32; translation: MVKSTSCFKIITCGSDSKDKDDLEVSEGKGSSDKRGWSFRKRSARHRVLSNTVISETPSSANKESPEDVNIHYQQPANSTVPEKISLIQSIDEKPQLSTSVEPKVIETVVPTENENKLDVYAEESVVIVENKLDVYAEESVVNVENKLDVCAEESVIIVIQAAIRGFLGRRTLLKLKNVVKLQAAVRGYLVRSHAVGTLRCVQAIAKMQALVRARRARLSLEGSYPENKLGGKHENDTDASKTWEKEKLATKSNVTYTSIEKLLSNGFARQLLESTPKTKSIHVKCDPSKHDSAWKWLERWMSVSSPDIVESKKAEPITEKQGREQDENLVSHLETEIPSEVFPESKDADSNNRESLVPSESEDNLITYDPNDFNFQAYNPTSLSEDDLDQPRPESTNTSDAKETLLDMISLPNQSTQADSNSQVEFNSLPVKPETETEQPKRSMKRLASEQLDTEEKKCVFGSRKPSNPAFIAAQSKFEELSTITSAGKDAEVESHIDTTLSGASTVIRTKELGIAENSTPHSSRVQVGGSECGTELSISSTLDSPDISEVGAPECEHEAKVLEDGVYNPNSMKNMDVESKDESSVSISNLSTSVLDKPENLGDVNGESVNLMVTTDTPLIEPKLEKDASADLQRQLDSVTGHQPYRTSPEASPRSHITMPESHGTPSSQVSVKSKKKRSDKSGSNQKPRSLSGGKKSPSNPKHDSGSRGSMEQLPRDEKNGKRRNSFGSAKSDPTDQEPVESNTNSSLPHFMQATESARAKLQANNSPRSSPDVQDRDIYIKKRHSLPGANGRQGSPRISRSTSQAQQSAKGNVTYQHERKWQR